A genomic region of Bactrocera dorsalis isolate Fly_Bdor chromosome 3, ASM2337382v1, whole genome shotgun sequence contains the following coding sequences:
- the LOC125777542 gene encoding zinc finger MYM-type protein 1-like translates to MTEGDHQTGDTIVQAKSLLKSIQTFEFIVLLKFWDSLLSQINRVNLALQDKKLDIARAAKMIKGLLSQLTIYRETFFTTILQASIVTAEQLQVTPDFQDTRKRPKKMMPGEKAKDESPSISAQTHFKAKLIQVLDLMIAQMNTRFIALNEVADDFAFLSGQAIVNTSVTELTKIAADLAIKYPDDLDPHEFSSEIESFKFQATTLMSEATDMNHLNVLEKIFDLSLEDVYPNITTALIILLCIPVTTATCERSFSKLKLIKSYLRSSLGQERLANISILSIEKDTTTRLNFDKIIDLFAEAKSRKVLF, encoded by the coding sequence atgacAGAAGGTGATCATCAGACAGGCGATACAATAGTACAAGCCAAGTCTCTTCTCAAGTCGATACAAACCTTCGAATTCATAGTACTACTGAAGTTTTGGGATTCGCTTCTATCGCAAATCAATCGTGTCAACCTCGCACTGCAAGACAAAAAACTCGATATTGCTCGTGCCGCAAAAATGATAAAAGGATTGCTGTCACAATTAACCATATACCGAGAGACTTTCTTCACAACAATTTTGCAAGCATCAATTGTGACAGCTGAACAATTGCAAGTAACACCAGATTTCCAAGATACTCGAAAACGACCAAAGAAAATGATGCCGGGAGAAAAAGCGAAAGATGAATCTCCATCTATAAGTGCCCAGACTCatttcaaagcaaaattgatCCAAGTTCTTGATCTTATGATTGCCCAAATGAATACCCGGTTCATCGCTTTAAATGAAGTTGCCGATGATTTCGCATTTTTGAGCGGTCAAGCAATTGTGAACACCAGTGTTACTGAACTCACCAAAATAGCGGCAGATCTCGCTATCAAATATCCTGATGACTTGGATCCGCATGAATTTTCATCAGAAATTGAGAGTTTCAAATTTCAAGCAACGACGCTGATGAGTGAAGCCACAGACATGAACCATTTGAatgtattagaaaaaatattcgatCTGTCGCTCGAGGATGTATATCCGAACATAACAACAGCACTGATAATATTATTATGCATACCTGTTACGACGGCTACTTGCGAGCGTTCTTTTAGTAAGCTAAAACTCATCAAATCTTATCTTCGTTCCTCTTTAGGCCAGGAACGGTTGGCGAATATCTCTATTTTGTCGATTGAGAAGGATACTACAACACGTCTCAATTTcgataaaataatcgatttattTGCAGAGGCGAAATCCAGAAAAGTATTATTCTGA